From the genome of Deinococcus aerius, one region includes:
- a CDS encoding RecX family transcriptional regulator gives MTTGEEKTPEERQKARDDLLAYAFRALSGRALTEAELRTRLLRRTDDEALAGEVLARVQELGYQNDEGVARAEGSRRGVGGFRVRQTLKRRGVTQGLIEETLAARDPDEEQADATALLERRWSSFARKRDPRASAYAFLARRGFPGAVIWAAIREVSAAAGEAVPEDNFDDDEQVE, from the coding sequence GTGACGACGGGCGAGGAAAAGACCCCCGAGGAGAGGCAAAAGGCCCGCGACGACCTGCTCGCCTACGCCTTCCGGGCGCTGTCGGGACGGGCGCTGACGGAGGCCGAACTCCGCACCCGACTGCTGCGCCGCACCGACGACGAGGCGCTGGCGGGGGAGGTGCTCGCCCGCGTGCAGGAGTTGGGTTACCAGAACGACGAGGGCGTGGCGCGGGCGGAGGGGAGCCGCCGCGGGGTGGGCGGTTTCCGGGTACGCCAGACCCTCAAACGCCGGGGCGTGACCCAGGGGCTGATCGAGGAGACCCTGGCCGCCCGCGACCCCGACGAGGAGCAGGCCGACGCGACCGCCCTGCTGGAGCGCCGCTGGTCCTCCTTCGCCCGCAAGCGCGACCCACGGGCGAGCGCCTACGCCTTCCTCGCCCGGCGCGGCTTTCCGGGAGCAGTGATCTGGGCCGCGATCCGCGAGGTGTCGGCGGCGGCAGGCGAGGCCGTGCCGGAGGACAATTTCGACGATGACGAGCAGGTGGAGTGA
- the rpsT gene encoding 30S ribosomal protein S20: protein MALRHKSAQKRHRQSLKRRMINRSRKSTIKTFTKKAVAAVQTGAENATELHRKAESLIDKAAKGSTLHKNTAARKKSRLAKALNKAKAATQQA from the coding sequence ATGGCCCTGCGTCACAAGTCTGCCCAGAAGCGTCACCGCCAGAGCCTCAAGCGGCGCATGATCAACCGCAGCCGCAAGAGCACCATCAAGACCTTTACCAAGAAGGCCGTCGCGGCTGTCCAGACGGGCGCCGAGAACGCGACCGAGCTGCACCGCAAGGCCGAGAGCCTGATCGACAAGGCGGCCAAGGGCAGCACCCTGCACAAGAACACCGCCGCCCGCAAGAAGAGCCGCCTGGCCAAGGCCCTGAACAAGGCCAAGGCCGCCACGCAGCAGGCGTAA